The sequence cgtagtcaatgaataccaattaaagggactcttggaattcgttgacctgctccagaattatacggagcgtgacaatatggtccacacaggatcttccagcacggcatcgatcttctcctgaatccgggctaggataactttgcatagaactttgagagcggagacgagccagcctcgggctgcaagtctcctaaataaagacaaaaaaaagagaACTTTGAGAATGGTACACAttaacataatgcctcgccagttatcgcatacagtcaggtcaccctttttggggtagcttcactaagatactttgtagtcgaccgggaaagttgcggtgtcccagatattacggaCGAAACgttgcagtagttgagcggatgtcatggggtcagctttgagcatctcggctaatatgcgatcgacccctggggatTAGTTCGATTTCATGATTTGggtggctgtttgaatctctagcagagatggagcttcggtattgacgcgtgttatacgtcgaatCCTAGGCAGATCGTGTCGAGGTtgtggtggcctggctggcaagttgttcaaaatgctcgaaccagcgtttcagctggtcagttgggtcgggcaataactgatcattcgcgtctttcacaggcatcgttgcagtCATCTTCGCCTCGCTTAAGCGTtttgagatatcgtagaggagacgAATGTCCCCGGGTGCTGCGGCTctttctccttcgtcggccagagagtctgcccacgttcgcttgtcccgtcgatatgagtgttttacttccttctcaagagccgagtatcgttgacgagctaacactttggctcctctggtttttgatcgcggctttggcttagacccgtaacgctgggtagacacctttacgtggtgtgttacgggataagatctaccacggttacattgccagctacaggcaaatcctgatccaacgaatacctttCTCATTattcaactccgtggtacttatgagggtgtcgctaagtcggtggcctctcgttaagtaagtaccacatcaacatttccttcctctccctagctACAGTAATGATgtgcgtggccaggagtagtaatcctcatgtttttgttatttttgtttaagactggaatcaaggactacTTCCctttttgatttctgatagcattctagataaggatctcaaaagtaaaacatgagtatcactagtgtccaatctacgaattacaccgtaacaatgctaatgctctatcgcggctttggcttctctttgcTCCTCTATCTCCCTCCAGGTCTTATAGGTGCTTCCCGGAATATTTGCAGCACGCGTCTctagttcttcaacgaaggaccgtttcaccgtggcatattccagtcggcgtgtgttgaaccgtcgtccaactctctcctcctgccgacgaatccgtgcaatgcgcaggcgtatttcgccgatgaggaggtgatgatcagacgcgatatcgtcAAGTttaaaactcttttattgggcaaaagaaaacaCTCTTGCACAGCCTGCCTGtgtaagtcaacgaaacatggctgctaaaaaaacGAATCAAGGTGACTTTTCACGAAAgagaattgtttttaatagtcAAAGAAGTGTTGAAgctgttgatttcattttcagtTACTTTttgggcttttcaaaacgcgtgttttgctatgaGAACattgtctgtatcttcttccgttgtcgagttatatcaatttacttgaaaaatatgactttagtaaaattggtaaaactttagataaaaaaataacatatcttcaattttttgacataactAAGAATATGAATTGCTCTTTCAAAAGCCGTATAAACATATTtgttttggtctgccctaatcgGAGAtatcattttttgaaaaaaaaaaatattttatttacccatcaaaagttgcatttttgagctctaaaagtcacctgaagatgacttttccaaaaaatcgaaaacaaaaaaaaagtagatcgAGAACACTGTTTTTTTAGGTGCACCCTAATCAAAGtgggtaaaattgctctaaatcagccaacttaagagctacagaaaatacttttttagaaatatttatGTATTGGAATAAGCTGTGCTACAACTTTGCAGATCATTACATGTCAGTATTCTGAGaaatgggccaccctatttttgatagcaccataatgatggccttactattccgaacaattttgtagttggcgtaaaatgcatcgttccgcgtaaatctgtatcctggaccatagggcagtggttaatatctccctacaaatcgactTATTTAATTACTCAAATATtggttaatttgcgtgatgataaaatgttacatccagggccgacattaccgccggttaccctatttgtgtttgatttgctaaaaacaaaattccaagTCCAAGGTGCAAAATAACTACAAAAaacgagccctgtacttggttttgatggacatttttattttataataatggTCTACTGGCACACCGTGATCAAGTTATTCGATGTACTTttaacgtaggactacgtatgTGATTTCTATACCGGGGTACACTtcgcgattgcgaaaatcgaaaGTGCCGACATTGACAACAGTTGCACGCAAGTTATATCTTCTCGCAGCATTCGGACTATCACTTGGTTGCTGTTAATGTTTGAAAAGGCGCATGGTTTAAAGTAAATCCGTTCTTCTCAGAACGGGGGGGTCTagtaagaacctaaccgcaaacggagcctgtgaagcaccagggccccttcacagtattttagccctcgctgcgctaaccggagctatggcgtagttgactttttacttctccgagataatcggctactcttattcaacctcatcgtgaggttaaataagagtggggttatgaatatgtgttttaattagttttcaacaaattgtcacctatatggattcgcattatgcgttttttacaatgtgctttgtgtatgttacctatatggattcgcattatgcgttttttcacagtgtactctgtgtctcgtccttgacgtttggctgcggctactcttgttcaatctcaacgtgaggtaaaataagagtggggttatgaatatgtgttttacttagttttcaacaaattgtcacctatatggattcgcattatgcgtttttcacagtgtactctgtgtctcgtctttgacgttcggctttggctactcttgttcaatctcaacgtgagtgtggggttatgaatatgtgttttacttagtttttcaacaaacttccacctatatggattcgcattatgcattttttttcacaatgtactttgtgtttgtcacctaaatggattcgcattatgcgcttttcacagtgtactctgtgtttcgtctttgatgtttggcttcagctactcttgtttaatctcaactcgaggttgaataagggcggggttatgaatatgttttttacttagtttttcaacaaattttcacctatatggattcgcattatgttttttttttttacaatgtactttgtgtttgtcacctccATATAGGTATTATgcgtattatgcgtttttcaaagtgtaatctgtgtttcgtctttgatgtttggcttcagctactcttgtttaatctcaacttgaggatGAATAAGGatggggttatgaaaatgttttttttacttagttttttccaacaaattgtcacctatatggattcgcattatgcgtttttttttacaatgtattttgtgtatgttacctttatggattcgcattatgcgtttttcccagtgtactctgtgtctcgtccttgacgttcggcttcggctactcttgttcaatctcaactcgaggttaaataagagtggggttatgaatatgtattttacttagttttcaacaaattgtcacctatatggattcgcattaagcgtttttttttacaatgtactttgtgtatgttacctatatggattcgcattatacgtttttcacagtgtactctgtgtttcgttcttgacgttcgggttcggctactcttgttcaatctcaacgtgaggtaaaataagaatggggttatgaatatgtgttttactaagttttcaacaaattgccacctatatggattcgcattatgcgtttttcacaatgtactttgtgtatgttacctatatggattcgcattatgcgtttttcacagtgtactctgtgtctcgtcttcgacgttcggctttgactactcttgttcaatctcaacgtgaggttaaataagagtggggttatggatatgtattttacttagttttcaacaaattgtcacctatatggattcgcattaagcgttttttttttacaatgtactttgtgtatgttacctatatggattcgcattatacgtttttcacagtgtactctgtgtttcgttcttgacgttcgggttcggctactcttgttcaatctcaacgtgaggtaaaataagaatggggttatgaatatgtgttttactaagttttcaacaaattgccacctatatggattcgcattatgcgattttcacaatgtactttgtgattgtcacctatatggattcgcattatgcgtttttcacagtgcactctgtgtttcgtctttgacgttcgtccattgttatgTCCTctatgtttttgtgacacctctctttagtccctagctgaatgcgtgtgagtctacataattggctttcatATAAATGgtcccattctcctttccaacttcatttcctcttccttcccccttttcacttccttttccgtcaggtaaatgatgagaaaggccagtgaaggcgatggcacaaatctcccaaattgaggggaacgtgcctcctgagccgacgttctgatacctgatacctgatggtTTAAAGTAAATCCGTTCTTCTCAGAACCACTattcaatgaaagaaaataatGATCTGAGGTGATGTTCCATAACTGTGATTATATGAAAAGTTCACGGTGAGGGGTCGTTTAACAATgacgtcacaggttttagggggggaggggctctaagattttgtgacagtatgtaaactaggtatacaaaaaagcaagACAGAGGGGGGTCTACAAATCTCGAAAAGTAGTGTACGTCATAGTTGAATCACCCCtgataccaaatttgaaaatgGCATATAGTTGattggaaattcaaaacaattgtgCTCAAACCAATGTAGAATGGGATGCCGCAATATTTAACAATTGAAAAGCAAAAGTGCGGATTCCAAGCAACGCAGGGTTTGATATGCTAGTAACAGTTCCATTGCATACAGCTGCGTAGCCTTACGTCACCTTTGCTTGAAACCCCATTGAGCTGTGGGCTTCTATGAACCCAAAACACAATAAAAACATAGAATGCTAGATAAATTTGCTTTTTAAAGTATGGTGATTACAAATGTGATTAGGTTTTTACTATATTATATTATACTCATACTTTTTGATTGGCCTAATtgtaaaatgttgaaatccaccAAGTTTGACTGAGCTTTGAATAAATcgcatatttatttttttgatacGTACTTCAAATAAATACGTGCTACAACAATTCGGTTCATGGCGCGATTCAAATTTCCTAATTCTATACTTTTCAATACAGTTAATGAGAGTCACTTCCCTGCTCCACAATGAGCACTTGTTGGGTGTACTTGGGTATACGTTCGTAATAAAAATGCAAGTACGGGAATCGGGTATACGTCTGGCGACGACGCGACGTTCCCCCACTCATACTGTTATATGGAGGTTGTACCTAATCAGCAGTTGATAGCTGATAGCCGCATTGACTAAGTTGGCGCGACTGCCAATACCAACAAAAAACGGCCGAGCGCTCCGGTCAATCGAGGAAGGAATCGAGTAGCTCGAGTTTTCCGCTTGCCAGTTCAGTCCAGAACgttgttgtgctgaatcatctAAGTGTTAGAAGCAGAACCTGGAATCGACGTGAAATTGAATCTATAGCTACAGCAGTACAGTGGTAACTAATACCTTCACTAAGTAAATTTTAAAAACGTTCTAAAGTCTCGTCAATTAATTATGCTTTGattccaaaataatttattattgcTTCGCGGAGAATTGTACATTTTTGTTAGTTTTGCAATTTAGTTTCCATTCAACTGATAACAAGTGCAGACGAGCCACGCAAAAGCTACGTGTCTTTGCATTATTGGTAATGCGCCATCAGCAAGCAAACAGTGTTGACCACAAGTGTTTCTTTGTATACGATAAGACACAGCTGATTCCGGAGAGGTGAAATTATTGTATTTAAAACTCCAAGCTATAGAGAGCGGTgtggtattttttttccaatagcACTGACGTGTccttttcatttattcattttttttttttcagagtaCAGACGAGCAGAAACTCATCTACTCCGGTCAGTTATTAGGCGATAGTGTTGTTCTTAAGGACATTCTTCGACACTACGATGGCCAAGACGCTCACACAGTACACTTAGTATTCACACCGAAAAACAACCGTCACAGGGACTTCAACTCAGGAGGGTCATCTGCCGCTAGTAGCAGCACAGAAGCGAATATGTCACCAAAAGCCAAAAATGAGCCAAGTGCCACATCTACGACGACACCTGGCTCCAGAGTGGAATCGGCACGATCTCCCGAATCTGGGACCATTAGTTCCCAGTTTGGGACGGACGGTCTACGACAAAGGAACCTAGCCAGCAGTCAAAATCTTAACACTTTACCGACTGCGATTAACGCTAGCCCCATCCCACCGGCTTCGGCTGACTACATCATGGGTCAACATATGGCTATGCAAAATTGGATGCAGCAGGCCTATATGCAGTATCTTAATCAATACATGAATGTGTAAGTTTCCTAATGCATCTTTTTTGAAGCGTTGCGAACCAACCATGCCTTCTACAATTTCAGGATATCCAACGGGCAAAATCCTCAAGCGTTGTACGCGAGTGCCCCTTCAAACCCAGCCAACCCTGTCACCCCTCAAGCTAGTCCCCAAACTAATGTCGCTGAAGCAGCACAGCCTAGCCAAAATCCTATTTTCGCACAGACCCTTCCCAACCTGGCCTACTATCCGTACCTGTCCACAATGAGCTCGACGTCAATGCCTTCGGCCAGTAGCATTCCAGCTCCGATCACATCAAGCGGCACCATACCGTCTAGCCCCTCGCCGGCAGCAAGTGTCACACCCGGGCCATCTAGTCAACCAACAATACCGAGCCCCGTACCGCCATCGACAACACCAGCCGTCGGAGCAGGTGTTTCAAGTGCTAGCAGTTCGCCCTCGAGCTCACCCGCAACGACTACGACGGCGGCAGCCGCAGGAACGGTTGCCAACGTGCCTCAGGACACGGCGGCAGCAGCACAAGCTGCTCCAGCAGCGGCACCAGCCGCGGGAGGTGCTGCAGCCGCTCCGGCTCGAAGGTTTCCGAACATCGTTGTCGAAGAGCAGGAAAATCGCGACTGGTTGGACATCTTCTTCAGCATGTGCCGGGTTGGAATTCTCATAACTGTGGTGTATTTGTACTCATCGCCGACTCGGTGTCTGACGGTGTTCCTGATAGGGATCGGACTGTATCTGTAAGTATTGGAAGTTGTAAATGTTTGGCTGTGGAAAAACTAATAATGGAAAGATGAATTGTGTTTTGAGCCTATGACGAATAATTGACCGTCGTCCAAAATAATAATCGCAACTTGATGTGTTTCAATGAAAATGAGATATCATTTTGTGTTCAATTTTGATGGGTGAAAAAGTGTATGAATAGTGAAACTTATTTGCATTACGATAGCTGGCttctataaaacaaaaatacatatatCCATTTCTAACATTAGTAACACTAGTTTTAGGtcaatattagcaatttgtcatgacaaattattgatttttcagaaacttgttcgaaaaaaataagaagtttcTCGTTTTTATCTATGAACTTGTTTATTTACATTGTGTTTTGTTATCTAAAGTCAACCAAcataaaaacaaattgaaattaaCTCCAGCTTAGATATTTTcttttatggaaaaatgaagTATAAGAAAGAATATTACTTACAACTGTTAGTTAATGTGGTCAAATTGGGAGGAAATTGAAACaggacatttttgcctttctcgtacttgTGTGAAGTGAcgtctgtctgtgtgtgtgcataaaaaactcactcatcttttaggtACTTATCCGAATTTGCTCACAGCAAGTTGCGTTCGACGAGATAtcttgccccattgtttccCCTTAACATGAATAGAAAAAATTACTTTGGGGTCATCCGCTAAATTCGTCACGATTTAAGGGAGAAGGGAAACAACCtattttttgcgtgacgtacttcaCTGCCGTAatacgcatatctgtcccatgtttTCTGggattcctatgtacatgggacaatcaTGTTCATGGATCTTCCTTTTTTATCACTTTCACTCATCCGATTTTGTTGCGATTTGCGATTTCACAATAAGTATTtttaacgaatgcaaaaataggaCCTAGTCATGTATCAGTGATTTTTTAAAAGCTAAATTGTTTATTTAAAGCCTCAACCGCCTAAAGGCATGACGGAGCCGAAATGGCATTTTTAAACTATGAATTAGCTtcggggaaccgaaagactctcGGTTTGGCAGAGAACTTGAGGTTAAAGATAACATAAAAGATTATGAATAGCATAGAAAAGGGAACTTCTCGATGACGCATGGCGGCATGTTGATGCTGCAGCTTTGGAGTATTTTTGTAGCTATTGATCAACGTTGAGGCCGCTGGATTATACCTCACTTTGACGATATAAAAGAAGGGGGAGAACGAGCTGGACACAATGATACAACAGAAGTGGAGAGAATCAGTGATTTATTAGACTTTTAAAGTATTTGAAATTAATTCCAACAAGTAGATTTCATTTGCATAGTCCATTACACCATGCATGTATTGCAGTGTCCCACAATCTATTTTCTAAAtctttttccttccattccgaTTGGTGTTCCACCGTATTCTATTCCTTATGAATCAAAATAATGCCATTGCTGTTGCACCATTGATTTAATGCTAACAAATAAGACTACGCATATAAAAATAACTGATTGAGAGCTTTTTGCTGAAGCAAAATGGCAAATGACCGAAACTAATTTTCTTCCCAGAAAGTATAGAACTCTGAATAAGTCCCCAATATTTCTTATTCTCCAGCTACCAAATCGGATTTTTCCGAAACAACCGAGCAGATAGAATGGAACGAGCACGACGATTGGTCGTCCAGCAAATCAACATGGCGCACATGATGAGACAGAATGCTGAACTACGGGCACGTGCTGCTCCCGCTGGTCTCGCACCAGTCGATCCTGAAGCCGCTGGTAATGCACAAGCACCAAATGTCGCCGCCGCTGCTTCTTCGGAATCATCAGCGAGAATCCAAACCGATGCTACTGATGGATCGAAAAAGGCCGACACCACGGAGGAGGCGGAAAATGACCTGTCCGTTCAACAGGATTCAAGCATGACGGAAGAAACCACGGCTGGGACCGAACCAAATGGAGAAGAACTAATGATCAATCCGTCGAATACCGCACCAGAGGAGAATCGCGTTAACATTAACGACGTGGCGGCATTTATCCGCACGTTGGTGTTGTCGTTTTTCACGTCGATTATCCCCGACACGCCAGCCGCCTAATAAACACGATTCATTGATGTCTCACGCGTCATCACATTTGGTAAATGCATAACATATGGTTGGAAAATCTATCGAATTATGTGAATAGCTATTGTTGTAGGAAATCTGTGTTGGGTAGTAGGAGAATTTACGTTCTATTTAGGAATCATTCGAAAGTTTGCAAAACGAAGAATTACCAAATAGCGAGATGTGTAATCAATTTAGAATATCTACATTAGATTGGCATGTTTTTGTTAAGAAATTTTCACACATAACCAAATTATAAAGTTGCATTTTTCCTTTACAACTTGTTTACGTTTAGTTTAGAAGAGCCCTGCAAATCGGCAACATTATTCAGACAAAATACAACATTTAGAGTAATGGAGTAACATAACTGCTTTTTATCACAGTTTTATGCGCAAACTTTagagattctgaaaagaatcacGATTCATCCGACTAAAACTATCGAAACAATAGTTTACGACGTATTTCGAAATCTGATTATAAGTAGAGGCGACCATATGGAGGGAAGAGCGATGATAAAGCGAATTTTCGCGAAACATTGCTACAACAAAGCTGTATGGATACGCACAGTGCGTAACGCACTGGATGCGattttctagaccaacatttgaaaagggcgtaacagccaaaatttattccttctgattcttcgtccacatatagagctatatatgtagacgaagaatcagaaggaataaattttggctgttacgcccttttcaaatgttggtctagtttTTATGTTTTCTGTATAGATTTGAACATAGAAATGGCATCGCTGCGACAACGAACTCTAAGCGTTCTGTCCACAGCACACATATTCTTATTTCAGTGTAAATTATTAACCACAATGATGTAATCTAAACTCtcacaaaatatgttgtatcaatttgaaaaataaatttatttatgtttgtACTGGTAAACATGACTGAGATGGCAGCTTGATGTAATCCGAAATTCCTACTCATTTATCGTCACCCGAAGAACCTTCAGCGATTCAACTTTGCGGAGAGTTTCACACAGATTCGAAGATACATATTATGGGAATGTCTTGAGTAGTAGAGGGACACCAGATCAATCCGGTTGATGTCGACCAAGCAGGATAATAGACAGTAGGTCTTGGAATGAAACAAAGCACGAAATGTATTTTGGGATGCGCAATATAGTTTTATGTCAAACATGATTTTCGTTTGCTTTATTAAGCTGAGCTAGTTAAAAGTACTCTCAAGCTCTAGCATTACTTGGCACTCTCAAGCGTTAACATAAATTCTTCCATTGCTGATATCAACGTAGCTGTGTATCAGATGTTATTATTTAGCAGTTTCAGAATGTTTACACGAGGGAAGCGTATGCCTGGCTGAGTCAACTGTCGCACTGTTGCGTTCCACGTCCACCTTTAACACGGGCCACGAGAGAATTTCTGACGAACATCCGTCGCAAGAAAGTGTTTTAATTGGCAAAAATAAAAACGGGAAGTGTTTCAATTTAGGAAATTGTAAAATATTATAGTGGCTCTGTAAAGCTGGATACGGCGAGTGGGCCTTCAAATAAACgttctaaataaaaaaaatagttccaCCTTTGACAGCTTAGTTTACAGTACGAAGTGCTGGTGGATTTGATCGACGAAGGGGTTTTGTTGGATTTGGTTGTTGGTTAGGATTGTCCATGGAATTGGCGGGCGAAGATTATCGTAGTGAGGAACGGAATCGAGCTCGGTTATATGTGTTAAGTTATAGTAAGTTTTGAATTTGTAATagtcaaaaaataattctctaTTCAAACCTGTTCACAATCAAACGTAACTTTACTAACAGGTTATATGGGCCTCGCGTCTCATTGCTACCATTGTGATGTAAGTTACAGAATGcagcaaacttttttttcgaacatttttttacaatggaAAAACCAAGAGAAGGGGGTACTGGATTGCCGGATGGATCTCAAGTTAGAAGATCAAGAGGAAATCCGCGTTTTACAAGTAGCGTTCCACTGCCCATTACGGAGATACTCCGAGGACGCGAAAATATAGTTTCTGAGCGATCGATATGAAGATAGTTCTGAAAAGGGAAGGAACCTGGGGTGCTGGTAACTTCACAGACAATGTAGCGATTGACAAGGATGTTTCATTGCGTCTCCATTCTCACATGTGTAACACACACCCAAGCTTTAACAATGTGCGCCAACTCTCGAAAGATCTCTTATAAATTCGTGCAAAAGCAATACGTTCAATGTATACCGAATGGAAGGTATTCATTGACCCAGATAATAACACATTTTAGTTTGCTGATTGCCATGTCGAATAGTAAATGAAAAACCTCCTCCACCAGTCCCCTCCTGAGTTTCTTCATCAAACTTGACCCAATGATGTTAATGATATGTTTGACGGAAAAACTGTATCTTATAatcataaaataaaagtaaaaaacATTATGGTTTTGGGGTgatttcttctagaaattttagaatttctttCATTCATATCACTCGTGGATCAAATAATATCCGACAGCAATACATCATTCGGAAGAGTTCTCCATTTAGCGGCAAGCAAATGGGTCGTATACAGATATACAGAACATCTTTATCCGCTTCAAAGGTGAATATTCGTTGCCCTACGAGACAACTAAGCGATCATCATGTCGTACAGTCTGAAAGGAAACATTCGTTAGTTAGCATATTATCGATTAAAAAGAATTGTAGAAAATTGTGAATTCCGATACCTAGTCGAATAAATTTCTTTGttgatgaaaaaataacaaatttttggTTGTCGTTGGCAACGAAGACTTCATTGGGtgcttagacgaaaatttcagttcagtgtctggaagcagttaatgtcaaactttttatagcatccgccattatggcgagcgtggaaagctggatagctaCGATTTGTTTAAGCAAAGAATTGATAAACTATAGCTTAGTTCAAGAGGCCAGAACAGCGCCTGATGCATAGAAGAATCTCAAGAGCGCGTTCCAGGGCAGTGGAATGACTCGACGGATGGATCTGCTGCGGTCACGAGTATTCGGTTGGCAGAGTGCAAGTCGGTTGAAGAGTACGTAAATGGAGTCATGTCTACAAGCCACAAATTAGCCGAGGTAGGGTTCAAGGTCGATGACAGATGGCTGGCAAGCTTACTTTTGATGGGATGATACTATGAAACGAAAACCTGAAAACTATGAGCCGATGTTCATGGGGTTAGAAACGTCGGAAACCAGGATAACAACAGAATCGGTGCGTTATTTTCTCCGggcccgtcatgggagactcggtggccgattcgttCGCGGGAAAAGTTCCTAAACGCACTGCTCTTGAGGCGCGGGAAACCCCTCCTAGCaacttttgcagagcaacgtataTTCGTGGTTACCAATGAtaccggcaatccgccgaaaaaaaaacgtaagaagcagcaatcgcattCGCAGCTGCCGCTGGTGCAACCAGAGCGGAAAGAGAAGTGCCCGcctgtg comes from Armigeres subalbatus isolate Guangzhou_Male chromosome 2, GZ_Asu_2, whole genome shotgun sequence and encodes:
- the LOC134212697 gene encoding homocysteine-responsive endoplasmic reticulum-resident ubiquitin-like domain member 2 protein isoform X1 produces the protein MDITLIVKASNQQFDDQTIKCEPSWTIRRLKGHLTEVYPGKPSTDEQKLIYSGQLLGDSVVLKDILRHYDGQDAHTVHLVFTPKNNRHRDFNSGGSSAASSSTEANMSPKAKNEPSATSTTTPGSRVESARSPESGTISSQFGTDGLRQRNLASSQNLNTLPTAINASPIPPASADYIMGQHMAMQNWMQQAYMQYLNQYMNVISNGQNPQALYASAPSNPANPVTPQASPQTNVAEAAQPSQNPIFAQTLPNLAYYPYLSTMSSTSMPSASSIPAPITSSGTIPSSPSPAASVTPGPSSQPTIPSPVPPSTTPAVGAGVSSASSSPSSSPATTTTAAAAGTVANVPQDTAAAAQAAPAAAPAAGGAAAAPARRFPNIVVEEQENRDWLDIFFSMCRVGILITVVYLYSSPTRCLTVFLIGIGLYLYQIGFFRNNRADRMERARRLVVQQINMAHMMRQNAELRARAAPAGLAPVDPEAAGNAQAPNVAAAASSESSARIQTDATDGSKKADTTEEAENDLSVQQDSSMTEETTAGTEPNGEELMINPSNTAPEENRVNINDVAAFIRTLVLSFFTSIIPDTPAA
- the LOC134212697 gene encoding mucin-5AC-like isoform X2, which encodes MSPKAKNEPSATSTTTPGSRVESARSPESGTISSQFGTDGLRQRNLASSQNLNTLPTAINASPIPPASADYIMGQHMAMQNWMQQAYMQYLNQYMNVISNGQNPQALYASAPSNPANPVTPQASPQTNVAEAAQPSQNPIFAQTLPNLAYYPYLSTMSSTSMPSASSIPAPITSSGTIPSSPSPAASVTPGPSSQPTIPSPVPPSTTPAVGAGVSSASSSPSSSPATTTTAAAAGTVANVPQDTAAAAQAAPAAAPAAGGAAAAPARRFPNIVVEEQENRDWLDIFFSMCRVGILITVVYLYSSPTRCLTVFLIGIGLYLYQIGFFRNNRADRMERARRLVVQQINMAHMMRQNAELRARAAPAGLAPVDPEAAGNAQAPNVAAAASSESSARIQTDATDGSKKADTTEEAENDLSVQQDSSMTEETTAGTEPNGEELMINPSNTAPEENRVNINDVAAFIRTLVLSFFTSIIPDTPAA